The uncultured Methanolobus sp. sequence GTTGGTATTATTTTGTTCTTTAATGACTTTACTGAAGCTGAACATGACCTATGGTTAGGTGTAGGATTCTTATTTCTTGATCAAACATTGGGTGAATATGACGTAGCAACAAAGCTTGGGAACATACTTGTGACATCGCATCAGTCAGAGCACTTCGCTAATTCACATCCATTAAAAGAATTAGCAAAGGATATGGACAGCTATTTCAATTAATTAAAACAATTGATACTTTTTTAGACAACAATTTACTTAATAGTCTTGGTCGGTGGTAACTGGATGTGTTTCCACCATCAAAAGTGATAAAGGGTAATTTTGTATTGCTGCTCACCCTTATGTTTTATTCTTAACTTATAATCATGCTTGCCATATAATCTGTAAACCAATACAACAATCCTGCATATATCAAATCAAACCAGACAACTCTCAGTAAATTTGCTGCAAAAACAATTATCACAAAGGGAAATCCAATCAAAGCCAGAGGATTTTCGCGCCACACATTCTGTGATCTGTTCCAGATATGTTTTGCATCTGCATTATTTGGAAAAGCATGCATGCCAAAAGAAATACCCAGCCAATTGAAAAAAAGACGGATGTATTCATGTTCAATCAGATAATAACCCAGTACAAACATTAGCATGGCAGCAACAGTATTTATTATAAAAGGAGTCACTGATATAATGTACAAATCCTTATACTGCGCCTCCTCAACAGGCACGTTAACTCTTTCACTGAATAACTTACGACTCAGGTTATGGAGATAAATCCCCGGAAACGTAACTGCAGCCATAATTAAACCCAACAGATTAGCCATACAAACACCTTCTCATATTATACCACCAAGTACGAAAATACACACTGACATTTTATTTTTATATTTATTTAATAAGTTCAGTTGCACGGAACAGAATAAAGTCTCTTATATTTAAAAATAATCTATATAGTTTATGTTTAAAATATACTGAAAAGTAACTATGGGGTTCGTATATAGTTGCAGGTCTGTTCCAAATTATCTCAACTTTAGACCTCAATCCCCTTTCACAGGCACAGTTTGAACATTGGCCATAATTCCTTTATACTTTAAAGAAAACATACAATGTGCATTTAATCTGATTAAGAATAAATTTCCTTCTTTTCAGTACTTGCAGCAACATTATAATAGAGGATCAACGATGAACCGGAAGTTCAAATTCAGCCTTCTACTCATGTTATTTTTGGTATCGGTCATATGTGCAGCCGGAACATCGGTTGCACTGAGAGAACAAACAGAAAACTCTCTTGAAGTTTCAGATATAATTTCAATTTCCAATGTAACAGATTCTTATTATGAGAAACTTGCCATGGACGAAAATGTTACTTATACGGACAGATCCCTGCTTTGTTCCTGGAACCCGGATGGCAGTCAGGTTCTGGTACTGACAAGGTATGCTCCATTAGGTGAGCCAGAACTGGATGCAATGTATCTTGTGAACGCAGATGGCACTGAGCCCAAAGAGATCATAGCGACCAGAAATAACACAATGGAGAAGTCACTGGAATTAGTAGCATTAGCAGATGAAGATTTCAAAATAGCCCGGTGGAACTCTGACGGTGACAGGTTCGCATTTAATGCAAATGTTGTCCGCGTGAACGATACTTTTATCGTCATAAATGGTGAAACTTTTGTAGGGGCAGCAGGCATGGGAATTGTCTGTATTGCAGATGTTGATGGTGATGTCGTAAGATCTGTAGGTACGGGTCTGTCCAGGGTGGATTCCATAAGGGAGAATTCTACAGACATAGGTCGTGTACATGGATTGGAATGGGAACCTGATGGGACAGATGCAGCTGTGATAATCAATGATCAATTGTATGTGACTGATCAGTACGTTTCCTATTTGAACCAGCTAACCAACAGTTCCATTGAAGAAAGTATGGATGAATGTATGTGGAATCATCAAGGTAACATGATAGCCTTTGCTGGAGAGGAGTTATGGATTGTCGATAAACATGACGGAAGTGGCCTTAAAAAGCTTGCTTCGGATGTAAGCAGGCTTGTTGGCTGGAGTCAGGATGATAGCATGATCTATTATTCGAGCTATGGGGATGGAATCTCTTCACAATATGTCGTGCGGCTGAATGATAGCAAAATTACAAAAATGACCACCGGCAGCTTAGATGATTATCTTGTTATTGATCCGGATGGGAGAATGCTGTTTACAAACTCTACCTTTGGAGATGGGGATTTAATTTCTTCCGGTCTCTATGTTGCAGATGCTGATGGTACAAATAAGAAACTGCTTGGTGAAAATGACTCTATATATGCCTATTTGACATCAAAAGCCTCCTGGAGTCCAGATGGCGATAAAATTGCAACGGCATTCAACATAATAAATGCCAATGGATGTGGAAAATATGATATTGAGCTTGGCAGGACATTTTCATGGCATCCTTCCGGTGATTATATTGCATTTGAAACAGGTGATTATGCAGGTGACCGGTATATTACAAAAGTATGCATTGCAAATTCAGATGGCAGCGGAATAACTCAGGTATCTCCTGATGATAATTGCTCATATTCTTTTGATGGCTGGAGTCCTGACGGAAGCAGGATGCTCATTACAAAAGGTGTCAGAGAGGAATTGCTTGTTGTCAGATTCAGCGAGTTTGATGAGATTATGTCCATTGATTTTAAAGAATACAACATACCCGGGAAAGAACTCAACATAGTGGTTACGTCCATGTCACAACCTGTAGAAAATGCACTTATAACCATGGATGGCAGAGAACTTGGCCTTACTGATGAGAAAGGGTGTCTGAATTATACAATAACAGAATCAGGAACCTACATAGTGAATGCTTCAAAAGAAGGGTATTTTGCATCTGGAAAACAGTTGACAATTTATGATGATTCTTCTTCCTCTGTTAAGGATGATGAGGTATCAGATACAACAGGCAACCCTGAAGAGTCAGTGTCCACGATACTGACTCCTTTTCAGGATTGGCTGGACAGTTTAACGGGTAATTGAGAATAACCTATAAGAGTACGGCTTGACTATGATCTTTCCTGAAGCAGAGGATGGGTCATTGTCACTTCATTTATTCCTGTTTTAATCAGATCAGTGAGAAAAGCAAAGATTGAAAATCCTTCTTAATCAATAAACCGGATAACTCCTTATCTCTTCTGTTTTTTAGCCGGATATAATTCAAATCCTTCCCTGAAGCCTGAAGCATTATTTATCTTCTTCAAAAGACCTTTGTAAGGAGGGAATACGCCCCCATAGCCGATAACTCTCCGGGATTTCGCCACCATTTCAAGCTCTTCGGCAGTCCATAGGGGAGATATGAATTTATTTTTTTTAAGAGAAGTCATGGGTTCGAAACGCATCGGATAGGAAACACAACCAAGGTTCAACACCTCTTTTACACGTAAAAAGAAAGATTCGGGGTTATCTCCTGCTAACTTTCTGTCATCATAGAAATTGTAAAGATTGTAAAATATAATTTTACGTTTCCTGATTCCGTTTTCATGCAGTGTTTCAACAGCTTTTACGATGGCTTCCTTTTCATCTGGAAAATCGTAGGCCATTCTCAGAGCCGGCATTTTCAGATCTGACAATACACATGCCTTTTCCTCATCCATAAGTCTTGCATCAAGTCCCTGGTTAAAGTCAATTTCCAGTCCCAGTGGCTGGAGAGTTGAAACTATCTCTTTCCAGTAAGGGGATGCAAGAAAATTGTTATCCCACAAAATTACTTTTTGATGACCTGGATGTATATATTTCTCTATATTTTTTACTACCTGACGGAACTCACCTTCAATCATTGGAACTGAGCAAAAAGGACACTTCCTTATGCATCCTCTTGATGTGAATAATATGGAGGCATCCCACTTTTCCCATTTTGTAACAGTTTTCAGAATATCATATGAAGGTATACATTTTTCTGCATCTTCATGTAATCCTTTGTGGACATTTACAAAAGGAAATTCGGAATTAATATGTTCAGGCATCAATGAAGCATAAATTCCGCCGACTTTGATTTGTGAATCCGGAAACATTTTATGATAAAAATCGATGGATTCGTGGACTGGTTTCCATGCATAGGTAAACAGAGATGTGATCTCTATAATATCGGGACGGAAATCCACGTTATCGGTCGTCCCTCTCACCAGTTGAACGCAATCTCCGCATGAACGGTGGTAAGTAGCAAGTTTCATAAGACCCAGGGGAGGATACCGGGTATAATAATCTGGCTCCACAAGTAAAACATTCATCGGCAATTACTCGAATTTTCAGTACTTTAAGCATTTCCCTAGATTGTTCTGCAGGTTACACTAATTTGAAAATTCATAGTGATATTTTAGAAATACTCTGAACAACAACTGGTAAATATTTCTAAATATTACATCATATAGAAACTTTTATAAATAGAAAAAAGGATCCTTTCATAATATATAATGTATAAAATTATTTTAAAACGGAGAAATACGTGACAAAAAACCTTTTGATACAGCACGATATGACCCTTGCTATAAGCTCGGTGTCCAATCCACAGGAAGTCCCTTCCATCTTGCTTCGCCAGGCAATCCGATTGGATGAAGTAGATATGGGTGCTGTATTCCTTGTTGATGAGAAAGCAGAAAAGATGATCCTTGCTGCTTCGGAATGGCAAATGAAAGAAGAAACGGGAATATGCAGGCAAATCAATTTATCAGATGATATTCTCAATTTATTAGATTCCGATGATTATAGTTTTGCATGTCCTGTACAAAAATCTCTGTTTAATAATGGTCAGCTTCCATGTGAGGATACGACGTCGCTTTTTGTTATACCAGTAAAGGACAAAGGAAAAACTATAATGGTACTGGTTCTGGGTTCCTGCTGTTCTGAAAAACTATCTGATGATTCCTGTATCGTAATTGAAACTATTACCTCTTTCATAAGCCATGCTCTTAGCCGTTCGAAGGGCTGGAAAGAACTTCAGGATATGAGGACGTTCGGAAAGCTGCATTCAGAAGTATCGACCAGTTTTATTGGTCTTGACTACGAAAAAGTCGATGAGTATATAGACAATACCCTTGCAAAGATAGGGGAAGTCACCGGTGCAGATAAAGTACTGATTTTTATGTCAGAGAATGGAGAAGGAAGTCTCATTCTGAAACACCACTGGTGCACAGCAAATACAAAATACTGTAATGAATACTTTGACAGTAGTGAAATAAACACGGATTCATGGCTAGTAAAGCAATTGCTTAAGGGAAAACATCTACTTCTCGAGGATATCCGGGAACTACCGTCTGAAGCAAATTATGAAAAAGTTTTTTTCAGTAAAACAAACACTGTTTCCATGGCAGCAGTACCTTTGAGTTACAGGGAAAATGTAATCGGCTGCCTGTTCATGAGTTCTATGGAAAAAAAGGTCTGGCCTCCCGGATATATGGATGTACTCCGCCTGATGGGAGATGTTTTTGTGAATGCTCGTGAGCATAAGCGTAAAGAAATAGAGATCAAAGAAAATGAAATTAAATACAGGACTATCTTTGAAAATATACACGACATCTATTTTGAAACGGGAATGGATGGCAAGATTATCACCATGAGTCCGTCTGCAAAAGATCATCTGGGATTTGAACCCGAAGAATTGATAGGCCATGATTCATCTGATTTTTATATGTCGTTACAGGAAAGAAGCTCCATACTCGAAAAACTGAAACATGAAGGCTCTGTGAACAACTATACTCTGAGATTTAAAACAAAAAACAATGAAACCATTTATACTTCTGTGAATGCCCATGTTATTTCAGGAAAGAACAATGAACCTGAAAAAATAGCAGGAATCATACGTGATGTTACCGAGCTCAAAAAGATAGAAAAAATACAGGTTGAAGCAAAGCTATTGCTGGAGAATGCAGCTTATGTTAAAAGGGATTTCATATCCACAATTAACCATGAACTGAGGACTCCCCTGAGTATTATTATGGGATTCTCGGATGTCCTGCTGAATCACCCAACTGAACTTCTTTCCACTGTCCAGAGAAAACACATAACAAACATAAATAGTGCTGCGCTGAAGCTTTTTGATCTTATTACGTCCTTAATCCAGATTTCTGAAATAGAGCATGGCAAGATGGAAGTTGAATTATCAGAATTCTCGCTACCAACGCTTATTGAAGATATCCGGCAGATATCTGCACCACTTGCAAATAAGAAAAATATTGCTATGGAATTCAGGATTGACCAGAGCATTAAAACAATATGTACTGACCGTTCAAAACTCAAAATGATACTTCTTAATCTCATAAACAATGCCATCAAATTCACTCATGAAGAAGGAGAAGTACAGATTATCCTTGAAAAAAACAAAAATGGCGATCTGCATTTTGCAATAAAAGACAATGGTATAGGTATTCCCGAAGAAAAACAAAAGAAACTGTTCCATCCTTTTGTGCAGCTGGAACCTACTCTCACCCGATCCCAGGGGGGAAGCGGTCTTGGTCTGGCTCTTGCAAAGGAGTTTATAGAAATGCAGGACGGACGCATCCGGGTGTCAAGCAAGCCAGGGGTTGGGAGCACTTTTGAATTTGTACTTCCTGTGATTAAAGGGAATACGCAGATCACTTCAGAACGCCATAAAGTATCAGGTCGATGGAATGTTTCAAAACATCGCGCTGTTTTTCCTCCTCCTCCTCGCGTGCAGCGGCAAGAACTGCATCCATCAGGCCGGATGCCACGATAGAGCGTATGAGTTCCGGAGGATGGTCCCGTAGCCAGCCTTCTTGTATTCCTATCCTGATAAAATCACTGAGAAATGCAAAATTAGAAGTTCCTTCTTCATGGGCAGTGGAAGAGATAAATGGCGAATAGCAGAACTGCTGCATGAAATATATTTTCCGGGAATTTTCAAGTCCCCATTCAGCAAGTGCCTGAGTTATATGGTCAAGTTTCTCTCTACAGTCATCTCCGCAATTTGCTGCATTGCTCAGCACGGTTCCTGATTCTTTCTTTATTTCAAGATAAAGAATGTCGATGAGCTCCTCTTTTGTTTTAAAATAGTGAAAAAGAGTGCCTGTTGCCACTCCTGCTTCTTTTGCGATAAGTGATGTGGGAGTGCCATGAAATCCTCGTTCGGTAAAATGATCACAATATATGCCATTGTGGAGGAAAACCCGACAAAGCAAAAGAATTTGCAGGTAGGTTTGTCTTGAAACTGGAAACATTCTGGAAGAGAAAAGTAAATGAATGTTGCGTTTCAACCTGTCTTAGAAAGAGCCGGCTATGTATCTGCATATCCACTCTTTATCAGGAGTTGATACTCATTACCCACATCATCGTTGATCAGGATCTATGCACAGGCTGCGGTATTTGTACAAAGATATGTTTGCTGGGCATCATAGAATTAGATGAAAAGTCAAATCATCCACAGGTGCAGGAAGCAAACGTACTTCGCTGCATTAAATGTGGACACTGCGAGGCTTTCTGTCCGTCTCAGGCGCTGCTTCTGAACCTGCGTCCGGATGAGAAAGTTATCCTGCCTGCCGGTGCCGGTGATCTCTCTATAGAGGATATTGGCTTTTATCTTAAGAAACGCAGGTCTGTTCGGCATTTTACAGAAGACCCTGTACCACGGGAGAAAATACTTGAAATCCTTGACATTGCACGCTACGCTGCGTCAGGAACTAATGGTCAGCCGGTTCAGTGGCTTGTTGTCCATGACCCGAAAAGAGTCAGGAAGATTGCCGGACTCACAATCGAATGGATGGAAAGCCTTGTGAACACTTCCCATCCCATGAGTGCCTACGTACCTGCATTTATTTCAGCATGGGAACATGGCCATGATGTCGTCTGCCGGGATGCTCCGCATCTGCTCTTCGCCCATATTCCTGAAGAAAATCCGATTGCACCTGTCGATGGCATAATCGCCCTCACTCATTTTGATATCACAGCTCCTGCATTTGGAGTAGGCACCTGCTGGGCTGGCTTTGTTGCAGCAGCTGCAACAAATTACAAACCTCTACAGGAAGAACTTGGCCTGCCGGAAGGAAGGAAAAGCGCTTATGCAATATTATTCGGAAATCCCCTGTATGATATATATGGCATTCCCCGCAGGAAGCCCCCGGAGGTTATGTGGCAGTAACAACATTCCAAAATTTACCCAAGCGCTCTAAAGAAGGGTACTGAGGGATGCTTCATCCGTCTATTATTTACTGGAAAAAGCCATGAAAAAGGTCAGAATGAAGAGTATTTGTTCATCCATTCTTCTGTGCTTCTTTTTTGGATGCCCACTCCATCAAAGGTTTCATTGCATCCCTGACCTCGAATCCGTCTTCGGTTAATGAATATTCCACTCTTGGAGGTATTTCCGGGAAAGCTTCCCTCATGATAAGTCCGAAATCCTCCAGTTCTTTCAACCTGTCTGCCAGGGTTTTTGGACTTATATTTCCTAAATTGTCCATAATTCCATTGAATCTTATCTTACCACTGTTTCCGATGGTGCAGATGATGAACAATGCCCATTTTTTGCTAATCACATTGATAACACCATCAAGAGGACATAAACAAATTTTATCTCCACCCTTTTTTGCACAGTGAACATTTTCACAGTGCACATTACTTTCTTTCTTCATAGTTGATTACCTTTTCACTACTGCCTATGTTTCTATAAACTTGACACATTAAATACTTTCCAATTAATAGTTAGTATGTAACATAAAGTAAAAGGTGATAACATGTGTTGCGGACAAAAAGAACATCAAAGAAGTTTCAGCAGTCTGAAACATGGATCAGCCTGTGAATGTGAATGTGAATGCGGACATTCCTTCAGACGCTACGTATCTTCCAAAGAAAAGCAAGAACATCTGGAAGAATACAAAAACCAGCTTGAAAAGGAACTTACTGCAGTAGATGAACAGCTCGCAGAAATAAAAGACAATTAAATACGAACTATACAGGAAGTGGGGGATTTTTAAAAAGCCTCTATTCCTGTATCTATTTTTCAGTACATTGCGATTTCGAAATTATTGGCTTAAAGTCAAGGTAAAAACATGATGCTTGGTAATAGTTTAATTTTAGGTTCATTCACAGGTTTGAGCTTAGTTCTGTCTTATATATTTGACAGGGAAAAAACGATTTTCGGTTTGAAAAAAGGCGGAAAAATGCTTTACAACATCTCTTATCAGTTTATCAATATCCTGATTATCGTAAGCATAGTCCTCTTCTTCATTCCGGATAATCTTATCATGCAATACCTTGGTGCAAACTCCGGATGGAAAGGTATTGTAATTGCTGCATTGACCGGCTCTGTAACTTTTATTCCCGGACTGGTTTCGTATCCTTTAGCTTCCGCACTGCTCGATCAGGGTGCTGCATATTCTGTTGTTGCTGTTTTTATAACTTCATTAATGATGGTGGGAGTTGTCACATTACCAATCGAGATCAAGTACTTTGGCAGGAAAACATCACTGTTAAGGAATCTCTTAAACCTTATTTCAGCAATGCTCATCGGTCTTTTTATAGGGTGGTTAATGTGAACAAACATTTAAAAAATTACATCTGGTTCATTCTATTCGTACTATTTTCCGTATCCTCATATTTTACAGGGTTCAAACCCGGTATGGAAATAGACTCCAATTTCAATCTGTTTTTTATAGAAATAGTCTCGTTCCTTCCATTCCTTTTTATTCTTATCGGCCTTTTTGATGCCTGGTTCCCAAAGGAAATTATTGAGAAACACGTTGGCAGAGAATCAGGAGTAAAAGGAATTATACTGGTTATTTTGCTGGCAATGCTGCAGGCAGGCCCGCTTTACGGAGCATTTCCTGTTGCATACATCCTTCACAAAAAAGGTGCATCTGTAAGGAATATCTTCATTTACCTCGGAGCATTTTCATCCATGAAACTGCCGATGCTGGGAATAGAGATAGCTTACCTTGGAACAAAGTTCACATTTCTTAAGGCACTGGTCTCATTGCCATTGTTTATCCTCACCGCTTATCTCATGGAGAAACTAATTGGCAGAGACTTCGAAATCACAGATGGAAAAACATGATATTGTTTTTCCTCTTTGACTTCATTTCCTACCCACACCTTTAAAGAACATATAATTGAACGTCCCGTACTCCGCCGCTGTCCTGTGCAGACCCTCAATCCCCATGTCAAAAGCCTCAGCATCAATAATTCCCATCTCAATGGCATCTTTCCTGATGCCTTCAACCATCGGTATAATTGTCCTTCTAACAAATCCTTCCTCCATATGAGGCCGGCTGGAATCGCTGTAGACCATACGGGGTGAAACTGTAATATCTGAAAAGCCCGCTTGTTTGATAAGCGGATATACCTGCCTGCCAATTAGTGAATCACCACCGAGCCTTGCCTGTACTTCTATAAGACTGTTCCAGGCTTTAACTGCGTCCTCTGTTTCGGGGTGGAAGAAACATGAGCCGTGGTCGCCTTCGATGACCGTGATTGTACCACCGGTTTTGAGCACTTTGCGAAGGCTTGCCAGTGCTTTGACCGGCTCCCTGAGGTGTTCAAGCACAAAACAGACAAAGATGTGGTCGAAGCTTTCCTCTTCGAATGGAAGGCCGAAGATATTCTCCACACGGAACTCCACATTTGTTACTCCCTCACTGGCAGCACGTTCTCTTGCAAGATTCAGGGATTCTTCTGATATGTCTATGGAAGTTATACGTGCATCAGGACTGTTCTTTGAAAGGATAACTGTCTGTGCACCGATGCCACATCCGGCTTCGAGTACTTTGCTGCCTGCCGGATACTTTGTATCGCTGTGCAGGAGTTCTTCAAGTGTGTTTGCCTGGTCGCAGAGGCGGGATGCTTCTCTTTCGGAATAACCATGTACGTAATCGTTGGAGGCCATGATAGGATATTGTGTTTCAGTACTTAATAATATAGATGTTTTGTTAATTCTATTTTTCACTCCCACATACAGCTATTGTGTAAACAGCTACACTGAATACAACAAGCACAAGTAATTCAGTCTCAATATCCTCGATTCCCGCACCATTGAACATCGCTTTCTCATCTACTAGACCCCATCGTCTTCAGATATTTCCCTGCAACATGGCTGCTATAACCACAATTACAAGGACAGCAAAAGTAACTGCAATTGCTGAAATGGCCTTTTTTTCATCCAAAGCATTCATACCTGGAGTATTTGGGTTTGATATAAGCAGCACCCCTGCTGGAATACCTATTGATATGCCCCAGAACAAATATTTTACTTCATGATAACTAACTATGCCTATGGCTGTAGCAGCAATAAGTGCAATAAAACTCCATCCCAAACCGATAAAACAGATAATAACCTTTTTTTTGCTGACAGAAGTTATCAGCGATAAGTTTGCCTCACTCATGGCAAAATATTTGGCAACAACATTATAAAAAGTCGTTGCATAAATCAAAACTAATAGGAATTACTTACAATTTTTCTCTGCGATGGATGGAGTACATCTGGATCTTCTTCATCTTTGCCAGGTTGAGGGCGTTCTTCATTTCTTTTTCCTCAAGCAGGCGTGATTCGATATATCCGTTGTCCACAGCTTCGTTGAATAATTCATAACCTATGCTGGAACGTGCAAGCACAGTAGTCCATCCCTGAGCTGTGCCAACGCCGCCAAATGAGATGTCTGAATTCTCAGCAGCCATATCCGTACAGTATTTGCATGAACTGCTCCTGTATTGGTCAAACTCGTCAAGAGGGAACACCTTGAGTTCAT is a genomic window containing:
- a CDS encoding TetR/AcrR family transcriptional regulator — protein: MFPVSRQTYLQILLLCRVFLHNGIYCDHFTERGFHGTPTSLIAKEAGVATGTLFHYFKTKEELIDILYLEIKKESGTVLSNAANCGDDCREKLDHITQALAEWGLENSRKIYFMQQFCYSPFISSTAHEEGTSNFAFLSDFIRIGIQEGWLRDHPPELIRSIVASGLMDAVLAAAREEEEEKQRDVLKHSIDLILYGVLK
- a CDS encoding nitroreductase family protein, with amino-acid sequence MKLETFWKRKVNECCVSTCLRKSRLCICISTLYQELILITHIIVDQDLCTGCGICTKICLLGIIELDEKSNHPQVQEANVLRCIKCGHCEAFCPSQALLLNLRPDEKVILPAGAGDLSIEDIGFYLKKRRSVRHFTEDPVPREKILEILDIARYAASGTNGQPVQWLVVHDPKRVRKIAGLTIEWMESLVNTSHPMSAYVPAFISAWEHGHDVVCRDAPHLLFAHIPEENPIAPVDGIIALTHFDITAPAFGVGTCWAGFVAAAATNYKPLQEELGLPEGRKSAYAILFGNPLYDIYGIPRRKPPEVMWQ
- a CDS encoding helix-turn-helix domain-containing protein — translated: MKKESNVHCENVHCAKKGGDKICLCPLDGVINVISKKWALFIICTIGNSGKIRFNGIMDNLGNISPKTLADRLKELEDFGLIMREAFPEIPPRVEYSLTEDGFEVRDAMKPLMEWASKKEAQKNG
- a CDS encoding permease, which codes for MMLGNSLILGSFTGLSLVLSYIFDREKTIFGLKKGGKMLYNISYQFINILIIVSIVLFFIPDNLIMQYLGANSGWKGIVIAALTGSVTFIPGLVSYPLASALLDQGAAYSVVAVFITSLMMVGVVTLPIEIKYFGRKTSLLRNLLNLISAMLIGLFIGWLM
- a CDS encoding permease, with amino-acid sequence MNKHLKNYIWFILFVLFSVSSYFTGFKPGMEIDSNFNLFFIEIVSFLPFLFILIGLFDAWFPKEIIEKHVGRESGVKGIILVILLAMLQAGPLYGAFPVAYILHKKGASVRNIFIYLGAFSSMKLPMLGIEIAYLGTKFTFLKALVSLPLFILTAYLMEKLIGRDFEITDGKT
- a CDS encoding methyltransferase domain-containing protein, encoding MASNDYVHGYSEREASRLCDQANTLEELLHSDTKYPAGSKVLEAGCGIGAQTVILSKNSPDARITSIDISEESLNLARERAASEGVTNVEFRVENIFGLPFEEESFDHIFVCFVLEHLREPVKALASLRKVLKTGGTITVIEGDHGSCFFHPETEDAVKAWNSLIEVQARLGGDSLIGRQVYPLIKQAGFSDITVSPRMVYSDSSRPHMEEGFVRRTIIPMVEGIRKDAIEMGIIDAEAFDMGIEGLHRTAAEYGTFNYMFFKGVGRK